The Carassius auratus strain Wakin chromosome 11, ASM336829v1, whole genome shotgun sequence DNA window TGTTAAACTACCAGTGAAaatcttttttgtcttttctgcacagcaaggctgcatttatttgatctaaattatgttcaaaattgtgaaatattattcttatgtaaatcatctgttttctgtgtgaatctgtgttaaagtgtaatttatttctgtgatgctccgctgtattttcagcatcattcctccagtcttcagtgtcacatgatcttcagaaatcagaataatatgatgatttactgctcaagacacatttctgattattatcaatgttgtgctgcacaatatttttatgatactctactgtttaaaagtttggagtccgttttttaatttaagtaattaatacttttattcatcaagattGCATTAAATTTATTGAAAGTGTCAGAaaatacattcataatgttacaaatgatttctatttcaaataaaagctgttcttttgaacttcctgttcatctgtgaatcctgaaaaataaaatgtttctcgagcagtaaatcatcatattattctgatttctgaagatcatgtgacactgaagactggaggaatgatgctgaaaatacagcggagcatcacagaaataaattacactttaacagagtttcacacagaaaacagatgatttaattcagaataatatttctgtattttaacatattttagatcaaataaatgcagccttgctgagcagaagagacattcTTATAAACGTGTGAGCGGTAGTGTCTCCACATTAACTCAGTGCAGTACTGCATCTCTTCCTTCGGTGTGTGTGAAGCTGAGCTCACGTAAGCAGGTCCGCTGCCGCTGAGACCCGTCACGGCGTCGATCAGATCCTCCTCCACCTCGGTGCAGAAGCCCACGCTGGCCATCAGCTGCTCCAGGAGCTTCCCGTCCTCCACCTCGGCGTGACTTCCTGTGGCGTAAACCGTGGCCCCCTCGCGCACCACCACCGGCGTGTTCGTCATACACCGCATCACTTTAGGAGCCGCGCGGTACTGGAGCagcttctgcacacacacacacacacacacacacacacacacacgattattCATCTGCATTCATgactatttataaaaattaaaaattaataaaataaaaaactgattaaaacaaatgacaaaaaaacaacaacaacaaaaagactcAAACTTATTATGAAAGCAGAAAAAATAAAACCCAATTCAGAATATTACCCAAAACCATAATTAAAAAATCTCGATCTTAAAACACTGCATGAGAAATGCTGCCTtaacaactagctgaaataaactgATTTaggtataaaattatatatacacttattttaaaaaaaatgtatgaaaaaataaattgtaaaaaaaaatgtttaatgaaaaaaatgtttggggggggggggggtaataaaaaatgtattagtaattaATTTGAAGTAAAATTAAGGTGAAACCTTGAAATACAAAactaaactataaataaaataaaaaatatacataaaaaatataattgtgtagtgaaatggtaaaaaaaaaataatgttagaaaaaaagggaaaaatataatgtcaaatttattcataaataatttcaactaaaattaaagtgaaaacatgaaaaataaacaaaaaagtctaaattaaacaaaaaataaatgataaataatgaaacaaattcAAACGTACACTTTACGtgtaaaatgtaaagtgtaaatgttaTTGTTTAAAACCTCGATGGAAAAAATGTGATTTCTACTTCCAGAATCCTCAGACGTCCACGCAAAATAATCGAAGCGATGAAGAAACTGCATTTAGTCAGAAGTAGAAAATAAGAGACGATCAAAACAGAAGCTGAACGAGCCAAGAACAATACAGAGGAAGAAACACTCATGTGTTTgataaaagagaaaaacagataaACGGAGGGAGACGAGCTTCAGCATAATTAATGAGATGTTGATGACAGGTTGAAAATCACtcgtttgtttcttcttcaggttTGGAGAAATACAGCATtgcatctgatgaagaaacaaactcctcctgaTCTCTGATGATGTGAGGGACTTCATCTTCACTGGTGGACAGGTTAATAACCTTCTCGATGGAGCTGATGGTGACTCCAGCCGCGCAGGACACGATCAGATGACGCTCCTCGATATCTGGACCGATCTCGTCCAGAACGAACGGGATGATGTGTGGTTTGACGGCCAGGAACAGAACGTCACTCTTGTGCGCCGCTTCCTTGTTGCTCGTAGTGAAATTGACGCCCATTTTCTGAGAACGCATCAAGGAAGAGAAGAAACACTTCTCATtagaaaagcacacacacactctctctctctctcacacacacacacacacacacacacaaaggttcaGGTTCACACACCCGCAGGCCGGAGACTGTCTGCAGATCTGTGTCTGGTGAACTTGCTGTGATTCTGTTGGCAGTGATCACACCTGAAAAACAGACCAATGAGGATCAAGTACAAGTCGTGGAATTAATACACTGTCACTTTAATTGTGTGGTTTATATTCTCAGAAATACAACATACACTGGTCAAAACATACGCTCTTCTGCAAACCAAGGCTgggtttatttaatcaaaaatactgtaaaaattgtgaaatattaatgcaatctAAAACAGCtgatttctgtgtgaatctctgttaaactgtaatttatttctgtgaagcaaagttgtattttaagcatcattactccagtgtcacatggtcttcagaaatccagctttgatcacagaaataaattacagtttaactgaTATTTACATAGAACACTGCTGTTTTagattgcattaatatttcacaattttctacagcgtttttgatcaaataaatgcagccttgctgagcagaagagacttcttcaaGCTTTTCCGGCCAGTAGTGTATGTGAACACATTACAGAGGAGTCGTGAGACTACAGTTGATTAGAGAAGGTCATGATGACCCAGTTCTGACCCGCTGCTGTGAAGCCCTTGACCAGGGCATGTGCCAGCTGACCCGCTCCGATGAAGCCCACACTCATCCTGATGAAGACCACACACCTGACAAAACATCACATtcacaattcattttaaaatcaaaaccatGACCTTTGACACTGACGTAATACTGTGTCGCAACACAACTGGaagagaataaaaacaaaaaaaacaatgcaacttGTGTGCAACATCAACCGCGCGCTTAAACTTGTTACATTGTAGCATCGAGCACACTCGTGTTATTTGCTACATTGCGACATCAGAACATTTGCAGAATGTGTCTAGTTTCACTGGACATCAGCTACAGTAATACTGTTATCATACACAGAGACATGCAGTCTATAAATGTTATTGTTAGTATAATGCTGCAGCCTGACACATCATTATCAAGATTGTCTAAGTATTTCATCATCCCAAGAAACGGAACATTTTCTCACCTCCGCCGAGATTCACGGGGAACGGAAGAACCGGTTCGGTGTTTTAGTTGATCAAACTGTGTAAAAAAACCAAAACACTAATTGATGTCAACGTGGCTTCCTTCACTACATGTGCAGCGGGACGGACTCTGAGTGACGCGCGAACCGACCAATGAGAGACGAGATGCTGTGGCGTTAAACCAATCAGCGCAGTATATCAACGAGGGCGGGGCTTGCAACGGAGCGCTCTTGTTGCATCAGTTCCTGTGTAGACAAAAGgatggacgtgtgtgtgtgtgtggtgtgtgtgtgtgtgtgtagacacgTCACACGACACGATGTACAAATTAActgttaaaaaacaataaaatcctTCCTACATATTACAATGGCACCATAATACTTATGAATTTACAGTAGTTTACATAACAATGTAACTTTAACAAAGAGAGAAATATTGTTCAGAACCTTTTATTAAACTAACAGAGGTtgcaataaatgttatttcaagtattGATTTTAAATGCTAAATGCACTGTATAAAACCAAATGTTTTggattatttataaaatacaacataattatttatttatatccttttgttaattttttttttatcaacttctCAAAATTGCAAAGCACAATTTGTTTTAACTTGAACTGAAAATAAGAGCACATTAGATCTTACTGGAACCaggtttatttttgttaactaaaCTGAAAACTATTTACAAAAATTGTTAATTGACATGAATttgaaacagaataaaatataaatattagatcaaaTAAAACTAGATAAAATAAGCTTACACTGAAGTAAATAATAGAACTAAACTTGCAagatttttttatctaaatgtaattatatttaaaaaaatgctaataaaaacgacaaatgctaaaaaaaaaaaaatctaaacaggaTTGGTACAAAATTATGAAATTCCACTAGCATTCCTTTAGGATTTTTTGTCACTCCAGTTGCACGTGAAAATCCGAGTTCTGTTTGATACAGCAGCGCTGAACCCCAGATGATGcttcaggtcagaggtcagaggtcatgcatGCCCAGACTGCATCCCTCAGCACAGACGATTATAAAAGAACCTCAAGTATGTTTATCCAAAGTCAGGAGAGTAACTCGAAATTCCCTTTCTAAACATTAAAAGGATTCAGGGTTGTTTTGTTCATGGTTTACAGACAAAAGACTCAGTAGCATTTGAACATGActattaaccctgtaaagcctgacatatcaaataataatcagatttcaaaattaatacaataaacgCTATTAATATGAGTAAGAAAGAACTGttttcatttctattttaaatttgttaaaagGCGTTCAGTTATGAGGTCAAACGTTCGAGAAAACCTGTTGCAGtgcttgagtgttgttgtttttactacaTTTAATAATTCATACCCAGAAAGGTGAATTTATTACAAGCTGATTAGttaaagttattttgaatttttttttacaaatgtgtaaaaatcTCGTCTCATGTCTTGAGTTAAGTGTCGGCATTGCCATTAATGATAATCAAACGACAAAAGGCGAGGAGAAAAATCACTCCCTGATTTTGACAGAACGGCATTGGTagcttttataataatgtttatagtCTAAATTGTTCCCTACCATCACATTCATATCTATGCAACCACTAAATAAATGACTACGACTTAGAAAGAGCACATTCTTCAATGATATAGTAACTTGATTCTGCTTTCAAAATGCACctgatttatgcatttaaatttaaaatgaactgaatttTCTTATATCTGCATAACCCTCTTGATTAGAGGAACCAGTGCACAAAACCCTGTGTGGACACTGGGAATGTAGAGGAAACACTGTAGGACGgctgtctcagtgtgtgtgtgtgtgtttgtgtgtgtggaccACGTATGGCACTAAATAAAAAGCATGATTAAGGGGGGCCCTCACACAAAGAGCAGCCTAGGGGCCCCTGACCATCTTAATCCCCCCCCCCGCCCCGATCATGTGCTTGTGTTTTAGTGAGCAGCTGAGAGAGAATGTGTCTGAATAGTGTTCATGCCTGTGTGCTAAATATACAGACAGCTGCTGTCTCACTCATCTGTCCAGCGTTCATTCCGCCACTTTTACCGTCTGTCTGCCAGCGAGCGAGTGCCTCACCTCGGGGCGAAACGCAGGAAACATTTGCGCTTCTTGACAGAAAGTTCGAGTGAGCCAAACTTTGCCCGTCTGCCTCTTTTAATAAGTTAATTAAAGTCCCACGGCGTGGGCACAATATGCCTCTCTTTGCCCGGCGGAGCGTACCGACACTCATTGGCTTTCTCCCTCAAATCCCctcagatttattaaaaatacccAAATACATGAATCAGTTCTGTCTGAAAAGGAATCCAGGCGAAGCGCGGACGACGAATTCTGTCACTGTGATTAGACGGAGACGGATGCCAAATCCACAGATTGACGGTTTTTCTTAAGGGGCTCATTTGgagcagaaagaaagagagagagagagagagagagagagagaaggagagagaaaggtGCCCACTCACAGTTTTCCCGCGCTTTCTGTTTTCTGCTCTTATCGCAAACGCTGAAATTACTGCCGGATTAACTGCTTTCACACAAAGGAGGCGTCAGGTTGCTGATAGCATGCATCACAGAGATgtgtatttgtgaccctggaccacaaaaccagtcataaggatcaattaaacacatgaaagctgaataaataatctttccattgttgtatggtttgttaggataggacgatatttggctgagatacaactatttgactatttttctTAGAATTGTCAGTTTGCCTTGCAGTTGTAACTTttttcagaaatgtgagataatatcttgttttaactttatttatcagAATTGCgggataatatcttgttttaactttactTCTTAGAACCgcgagataatatcttgttttaactttatttctcagaactgcgagataatatcttgttttaactttatttctcagaactgcaagataatatcttgttttaactttatttctcagaaccacaaaataatatcttgtttttaactttatttctcagaattgcaagataatatcttgtttttaaACTTTACTTCTTAGAACCgcgagataatatcttgttttaactttatttctcagaactgcgagataatatcttgttttaactttatttctcagaactgcaagataatatcttgttttaactttatttctcagaaccgcaagataatatcttgttttaactttatttctcagaaccacaaaataatatcttgttttaactttatttctcagaattgcaagataatatcttgttttaactttactTCTTAGAAACGCGAGATAATAtctttgttttaactttattttctcagaactgccgagataatatcttgttttaactttatttatcagaattgcaagataatatcttgttttaactttactTCTTAGAAACgcgagataatatcttgttttaactttatttatcagaattgcaagataatatcttgttttaacttacTTCTTAGAAACgcgagataatatcttgttttaactttatttctcagaactgcgagataatatcttgttttaactttatttctcagaactgcgagataatatcttgttttaactttatttctcagaactgcgagataatatattgttttaactttattcctCAGAAACTGCGAGATAAtagcttgttttaactttatttctcagaactgcgagataatatcttgttttaactttatttctcagaattgcgagaataatatcttgttttaactttatatctcagaattgcgagataatatcttgtttttaactttatatctcagaaccgaggagataatatcttgttttaactttatttctcagaaccacgagataatatcttgttttaactttatttctcagaactgcgagataataTATCGTTTTAACTTTATtcctcagaactgcgagataatatcttgttttaactttattcctcagaactgcgagataatatcttgttttaactttatatctcagaactgcgagataatatcttgttttaactttatttctcagaaccaagacataatatcttgttttaactttatttctcagaattgtgagataataacttgttttaactttatttctcagaattgcgagataatatcttgttttaaactttatatctcagaaccgaggagataatatcttgttttaactttatttctcagaattgcgagataatatcttgttttaaacttatatctcagaactgcgagataaaatcttgttttaactttatttctcagaaccaagacataatatcttgttttaactttatatctcagaattgcgagataatatcttgtttttaacatttatttctcagaattgcgagataatatcttgttttaactttatatctcagaattgcgagataatatcttgttttaactttatttctcagaattgcgagataatatcttgttttaactttatatctcagaactgcgagataatatcttgttttaactttatttctcagaaccgcgagataatatcttgttttaactttatttttcagaactgtgagataatagcttgttttaactttatttctcagaaccgcgagataatatcttgttttaactttatttctcagaaccgcgagataatatcttgttttaactttatttctcagaaccgtgagataatatcttgttttaactttatttctcagaaccgCGAGATAAtttcttgttttaactttattccCAGAACCGTGAGATAAtttcttgttttaactttattcctCAGAACCAtgagataatatcttgttttaactttatttctcagaactgcgagataatttctttgttttaactttatttctccAGAAACCGTGAGATAATAGCATTGTTcttaactttatttctcagaattgtgagataatttcttgtttttaactctttatttctcagaactgGCGAGATAATATCGTTTTAACTTTGATATCTCAGAAACTgcgagataatatcttgttttaactttaatttctCAGAACCGCGAGaataatatcttgttttttaaactttatttttcagaaacTGTGAGATAATAgctcttg harbors:
- the LOC113111288 gene encoding pyrroline-5-carboxylate reductase 2-like, with product MSVGFIGAGQLAHALVKGFTAAGVITANRITASSPDTDLQTVSGLRKMGVNFTTSNKEAAHKSDVLFLAVKPHIIPFVLDEIGPDIEERHLIVSCAAGVTISSIEKKLLQYRAAPKVMRCMTNTPVVVREGATVYATGSHAEVEDGKLLEQLMASVGFCTEVEEDLIDAVTGLSGSGPAYAFTALDALADGGVKMGLPRRLAVRLGAQALLGAAKMLLDSEQHPGQLKDNVCSPGGATIHALHFLESGGFRSLLINAVEASCIRTRELQFLADQEKISPAAIKKTTLDKVLQQPGVSSTSVATKSRVNLFNNRTGVKK